From the genome of Labeo rohita strain BAU-BD-2019 chromosome 12, IGBB_LRoh.1.0, whole genome shotgun sequence:
TATATGACTTTCTGTTAGGTGATTGAGGGGAAATCATTAGGTTCCAGTGCCTTCCAGACATTTGGCTATTCTCTCAGTGGAGGAATGGATATGGATGGGAATGATTATCCTGACATTTTGGTGGGCTCCATGGACGACCGCATCGCTCTCTTGAGGTTCAGTCTTTCAGCAGTGTTTGCCATTTATAGATGTTCTTATTATTCAGAGGGTTTGTCAGTGattctttttccaaacacaAAAGCCACATGGatatataaatacagatttTACATATACACTTccaatcaaaagtttggacacacttGACTGAATGTTTGTTTCTCATGATATTAAAAACCTTTTCAGTGCTTGAAACTTCCTCTTTAGACAAATATAAATTGTGcctatgttattatattatataatatatagttattatataatataatataacataatataatataatataatataatataatataatataatataatatattattatattatattatataagaattataataagaatttttctacaaaattgatgatgataattatacattttattcattattttgtgtattgtaaataattcatatttatttatatttgcaaataaaaaaaaaaacattattactattactacattcattacattatattatgtattatattgtattatatattcattttagattatattatattatatacctatattatattatatacctctatattatattaaaaaccttTTTAGTGCTTGGAACTTCCTCTTTAGACAAATATAAATTGTTCCTATGTGCACATTTTTGTGTCCAAGAATTTCTCTACAAAGttgatgatgataattatacatattattcattattttatatattttaaataattcatatttatttatatttgcaaataaattaaaaataaacattattactattatattatattatttatttgttatatatgtattttattttatacaatttatatttattttttacaaaataaatttaaatagataaattgataataataataatataataataatataataattatagatgttcatattattcatatatatatatattttttttttttttttaattttgtatattatttttatgtaatttatatttatttagatttgcaaataaagaaatatagaatagaatagaatagaatagaatagaataaaatagaatagaatagaatagaatagaatagaatagaagaaatattgtattttatatagtttatatttgtttacatttaaaataataataaataaataatacattgtgACGGTGATAatgattatacatttattttgtatattacattttatataatttgtaatgtacattgatatttacaaataaatttaaaaaattgatttgTATTTTCAGAGCTCGTCCAGTCATCCATCTTTCCAAAAACTTTACAGTAGAGCCAAAGATTGTGATTCCAAGCCAGTGTGGTAATTCCTGGTAAGAAGAtatagtgcacatttttctgttctaaaaaaaatcataaatgtatTGTCTTATACTTGTCATGTggtaatgtttaaaatgatatatGTTATTTTTCTAGTATAAAGGTGAAGGTGTGTTTCAGCTATACCCTCAGCAATGGAAACAAAGCCTTCAAGAAGGACATCAGTAAGTGCAATGCCTGATTGAGGCGATGATTGTTGTTTGGTCTGTTTTATTAGATTAattgtgtgttgtttgtttctCTGTGCATCAGCTGTGAAGTACACAGTAGATGCTGACCACAATCGCCGTGGCGCCCGAGTCCGTTTCCTTGACAACAAGCAAAGCACATTTACAGGCCTGCTGTCTTTCTCTGCACCCGCATGTCAAGAGCTGGAACTAACTGTTATTGTGAGAGACCAcctgatcacacacacacacacacgtttctGTCATTATAGGGACATCCCATAGATGTAatgatttttatactgtacgaactgtatatttaatctaaatatttgcatttttagattttcaaaaaaattaatttttcattctatatacatttataagcttgtttcctcatggagaccaaaaaaaaaaaaaaatctccccACAAGGTCGAAatttactgaaatatatatgtatgaagagttcagatgcaaaaccagctaaaagccatctcggtcaaaaattagataatgatactgagtgaatgcttctgacacatattatatgtccatcaaatacttttaattcacactcgctaaattccagcctcagcccaatcagaagtaccagtacttacatagaaacctatataaagtagccagaaaggtttatgtttatttatttatttatttatttatttatttatttgtttgtttgtttgtttgtttgtttgtttgtttggtttaaatagtatattatatttaaaataatacaaagttaaataaataaataaatattattgttatattttatttataataataataataataatagtaataataatattaattattatttttaatacatgtgtgtatataaatgttattcttattattgttatttaattttgttattattttttaattgcatattatattttaaataatacatgtgtatataaataaataaaaaaataaaattgatatattttaatattattattaataataatactaataatatatattttaatgttcattatattcattacattatattatgtattatattgtattatatattcaatgacaacaacaacatgtaTGTGtaaattaaggaaaaatatgttatgtttatatatattatacatatatttatatataatataaagaatatgaatataaatatatacatgtaaatacatgtaaatattttccaaatatatgctgtatgtgtgtgtctttatatatacataataaatatacacagtacaaacaaatattatataaacaaaaacttttattttggatgtgattaatcaccattaatcgttgcccagaacttgtatttatttttttatttatttttatttattgcatattatgttttatataatacatgtgcatataagtaaataaataaatattgttacattttaataataattatattatattatattatgtacaaTTATCTTGCCATAAAGTATTTGcaacttattaatattatactatattacattttatttatttttaatgataaaataataaaatagatgagttaaatatacaatatatagccaacatatccaccttatttttcaatgcagaagtaagctgtTATGTAGGctacagctaaaaacagctagaGGCGGATGACGCCAGAAACCAGacacattacatttacaaatgtctGCGCCGGCTCTTACGGGAGCAGTAAGGTGGATATAATGcatatacaaaatgcatgtagaAAATTTGCACAGGTTAAGATATTACTAAGTGGTGTgccataaaacagttttactcttGTCTGCAGACTCCTGTGAGGGACAAACTCCAGCCCATAGCGTTCACTCTGAACGTGTCTCTAAACGAGCAGAAAGCAGCAGCACAGAAAACGCTCCAGAGTCTGGACACTTTTCCTGTGCTGAGTGGCCAGCAGATCCTGACCGACAAAACCGAGGTACAAACCAGTCTCAGCTGAAGGGAAACCTCTGCCCTCAGCTTTCCGTGGATGCGAGTCTTGAGAGTGCTTTGGTCTGTTTATCCTCAGATTAACTTTCATAAGGAGTGTGGTGATGACAACAGGTGTAGCAGTAACCTGCAGCTCAAGGCCACGTTTGCTGATGAGAATGACATTCCCTTCCCCAGGTGAGTATGCTGCCTAAAAACTGCtgaatattgatgattttgagGGAATTCAGTTAACATCATTTTATGTTAGTAAGCTTATTCATAAATCTAATGATTAATGTAATATGTGGCAGGTAAAACAATGATCCGAGTGAAATAGTACTGGTAGCTAATAGTACTGATGTTTAAATACACATGGGAATTATGGAATGTGCTGGTTTGTTCACAGTCAGACTATGGAGTTTAACAGTAACATTAAGAAGCTGGTGATGATGGTGGATGTTACTAACATGCCGGATGAAGGCAGGCCGGCCGAGGACGCCCATCAGGCCATGCTGAACATCAGCATTCCCCCCTCACTCAAATACTCAGGAGTGCGCCGTCAGGTGAGGCCACACGGAGGCACTCTTTCACTCCTCCACAGGCTAcatcacacagaaaaaaaatcacaaaaatgttatgcaaaatgttattgttcATTTACCTATTATATCATATGTATGGTTAAATATACAGTTGGCCTgttgtttttgcaaaataaagtaTTGTTAATTTacctaatattatattatattatattgtgccAAATACAGTAATGGcgactaaataaatgaaagtaacacatggaataaaaattaaaacgaaCTGTATAAAGGAATACTTTGAATAAatcaatattacattataaaaataaatctacactaccagtcaaaagttttagactgtttttttttatgtttttttttttttttttaaagaagtctcttctgctcaccaagcctgcatttattggattcaaactacagcaaaaacagtaaaaaattgaaatatttttactatttaaaataactgttttctatttaaatatatattaaaatgaaatgtattcctgtgatttcaaagctgaatttttagtatcattactccagtcttcagtgtcacatgaaccttcaaaaatcattttaaaagtttgatttgatgttcaaaaaacatttattattattattattattattattatgttgaaaacagctgaatataatttttttcaggtttctttgatgaatagaaagttcagaagaacagcatttatctgaaataaaaatcttttgtaacattataaatgtcttttattatcagttttgatccatttaaagcttccttcctaaataaaagtagtaatttctataatttctttcccctaaatatactccaagcttttggatgatatagtgtataatgttataaaagctttttatttcagataaatgccatTTGGATCGTTCTATTCaataaagaatcctaaaaaaaacagtcataagggtcagtgtTTCgaccattgatgtatggtttgttaggatatttggctgagatacaactatttgaaaatctggaatctgagggtgcaaaaaatctaaatattaaaaaaaaaaaaaatgcctttaaagttgtccaaatgaagttcttagcaatgcatattactaattaatttttgatatattaacggtaggaaatttacaaaatatcttaatggaacatgatctttgtataataccctaatgatttttggcataaaagaaaaatcaatcattttgaccaatacaatgaatttttggctattgctacataaatatacctgtgctacttatgactggtttttgtggtcaagggtcacatattactacttttgtacaaaaacttttgactgtattatattatattatattacattatttttggtTTAATGCACAGTTATCCAGTCgttaatggaaaataaatattgttaatttaaCTATGTATAGCAACATACCAAAAACCTGAATTAGAGTTTCTATTAGAGACTCTTTCTAGTAACTCTTATTAATTAGATCCTTCCTCTTAATGCTGTTCTCaactttcttgttttttttttttcatttcagcttGGTTTCGATATTGAGTGCACTGCAAACGAGACTGTGATATGCGATCTGGGTAACCCATTTAAAAGCAATCAGAAGGTAGCTGTCTGTTTTCTTACTGCAAACCTGTCCAGTATGTGACCTTTCTGAGGATTTGCATGTTAATTACAAAAGCATCTCCAATGACTCATTTTCCATGGGCCATTTGAATGAACTCAGCTAATCAGACTGTACAGCTGATATGTTTTGCTAATTTGCTCTCGCTCCTGATTTCCATCTCACAGGTCTCATTCAAAATCATCTTTGAGACTTCTGGTATAACACTTTACACAGAGCAGATTGAATCTCAGCTTCAGCTCTCCACGTGAGTCTGGACTAACTAAAATACTCTCTTGTTTATACAGAGTACAGTTTCCCCTCTGTGCACAGTGTTAAACTAATGTGTTTCCTGAAGTCATTTCTGCAGGCTGTTTCTTTTCTGGTGACTGACTGAatggtgtttgtgtttgtcttcAGTATCAGTGAACAGAAGGATCTGTTTCCTGTTCCTGTCTCCCTCAATGTGAAGAACACAGTCCTTACTACCTTCTCCCTGTACGTACTTTGACACTTCATAGTGAATCAAATACAAACGTGAAGCAAAAAATTTTACTTTCAAATGTCCCtcatacaacaaaaacagtcctgatgataaaaatcttattttgattCAGTGTTTCTCGTTCTGTTTCTGTCATATGCAGAGAAAAACCTGTGATTGACACGTCGTTCAGTGGCAGTGTGATTGGTGAATCTGCTATGAACAGCACCAGTGATGTGGGGAGTCCGCTGGAGTTTGTTTTCCATGTAAGTGTGGCTTTAGGTTTCTTCAGacacatttctgggccttgaacatggtagttgcgttgctgtctatgcagggtcagaaaagtttcggatttcatcaaaaatatcttaatttgtgttccgaatatgaacaaagatcttacaagtttggaatgacatgagtgacagtaattaatgacagaattttcatttttgggtgaactagccctttaagaACTTACGGAATGCATGAATATACAGAATATGcagaatatacagttgaggtcaaaagtttacatacaccttgcagaatctgcaaaatgttaattatttgaccaaaataagagggatcatacaaaatgcattttatgttttatttagtactgacctgaataagatatttcacataaaagatatttacgtATAgtaaacaagagaaaatagttgaatttataaaaatgaccccgttcaaaagtttacatacacctgcttcttaatactctgttgttacctgaaaaatccacagctttgtttttttgtttagtgatagttgttcatgagtcccttgtttgtcctgaacagataAACTGCCCTCTGTTCCtgacaaattctttgatttatcagtatttttgtgtatttgaaccctttccaactgCCAGGACCTTTTGAATTTGATGATCACAGTAagttgaacttattttgtcttttggggaactatcttctgtagcttctgaagggcaggactaaattaaaaaatatgattaataggcaaaataagaaaaatcttcattatgttcaaaagttttcacccccaggctGTTGATGCATTgtatttccttctgaagcattagtgagtgtttgaaccttctgtaatagttgcatatgagtccctcagttgtcttcagtgtgaaaagatggatctcaaaatcatacagtcattgttggaaagagttcaaatacacaaaaatgctaaaaaaacacaaaaaaactaaaaaaaaaaacaaagaatttgtagtACATGATGATTTGTTCTGAATAACAGTGggcggtttaactgttcaggacatcataaactcaaaaaacagatgtggattattcaggtaacaacacagtattaagaatcaagtgtgtgtaaacttttaaacggtcatttttataaattcaactattattttctcttgtgggctatatgtaaacatcttttatgtgaaatgtcttattcaggtcagtactaaataaaaaaataaacatgcattttgcatgatccctctaattttggtaaaataattaacattttgcatatccTGCgaagtgaatgtaaacttttgacctcaattgtacaataaatatttcattggcGCAGGCTCCCAAAGACAAGAGTGGAAATAAAAAGTAGATTGAAACTAGATctaaaaatgtgatttgaaCCTACTTTTGaagagatagttcactcaaaactgaaaattcagtcatcatttactcaccctcatgtcattctcaGTGTGTATGCCTTTCTTTTTACTGTGAAACAcaagaaagtattttgaagaatttcactataatgttttttgttcatatattgGTAGTCAGTGGTCATCAAAACTGTTCAGTTACCGACATTCTTTAaattatcttcatttgtgtccCACAGATGAAAGTCatcaggtttgaaatgacataagagtgaataaatgatgatagaattgtcggttttgggtgaactatcccttttaagcTCCCTTTAAACAGTTCAAAGTGTAAAAGCACTAAAAATCTTCTTTGTTTCCACCTCCCAGGTGCACGTGCTGGGAGAACCTCTGGGAAATTTGGGAACTCTGATGATTGACTTTGAATGGCCATATGAGGTAGCCAATGGGAAATGGCTGCTGTATCTCACAGAGATAGTGATCAAAGGAGTGTCAGAGTCACGCTGCGTCCCACCGGGGAAGATTGTCAACCCTCTCAACCTCACAGTGAGTCTGAGGAAATACAGCAGCCCAGATTAACTCATTTCCAGTTTCATTCACTCCACTGAGTTATTGTCCTTCATTCTCTTCTAGCTGTCAGATCGAGGTACCAAACGGTCCAAAAGAGATGTGGATATCCCAGGATCAGGATATCCCATTGCAGAAGCTTCTGTCACCGTCCTGGCACCTCGTAAGGTGTCCCATTTGCTGGTGAGGCAGGCGTCTGCTCTCTGAagaatggtttttatactgtcccACTAGTTTTTTCATCATCCACATGTCAAATGTCAAAAAGCACTACTTTTATCTCTGTTCAGGAGTGTTCAAAGCAAACAGCTCGCTGTGTGACCTTCTCCTGCCCGTTGCACAACATGTCGACTCAAGCGGAGATCAGAGTCAGGTCACGCGTGTGGAACGGCACCTTGCTGGAGGTTTGTAATAGTAGCGGTTTGTAAAGTACTCACTAAATGGTGCTCACTAAACAGCTCTAAGCATCTCTGTGGTTTTCTGGCAGGATTACGCCAATGCCTTGCGAGTGGAAGTCAGGGGTCAGGCCACGCTGAGACTGCTGACGGATAAACCGGCCATCAAAATGGACAACCAGGCTAGAGAGGTCAGAGCTGTTCGCATTGAAGTTCACccaataatgatttatttactcaacctcatgacACTTTATAGTACGTAATCTCCACAGACTGCCAAGTTCCAAAAATGAACTGTAAAACACCATGAAAGTAGTCTAGATGAATTTAAggaaagttcacttccagaacaaaaatgtacagataattcactcaccccgttgtcatccaagatgttaatgtctttctttcttcagtcgtaaagaaatagttttttccGGATTTcttttcatatagtggacttcaaatgtgcccctgagtttgaacttccaaaatgcaatttaaatgcatcttaagggctctaaatgatcccagctgaggaaaaaggttcttatctagcaaaacaatcagttgttttctttaaaaaattgatcatttatatactttttaacctcaaatgctggtcttgtgtagctctgtgtgaactttgtgtatttCGGTTCAAGACATTTAAGGTATGTATaactcattttcttctccaatatcaaaatcatcctatcgctgcagaagtaccaatccagtgtttacaaagtgaacacgcaaagaagatcaaacgcgcTTTACAaagaaaggtaaaacaatgatgtaggacgattttgaattaggagaaaaaaattagatgggtttttttttcaacaaaccttaactgtcatgaaccagaatgcacagagttcacgcagagctagacaagatgagcatcttaagttaaaaagtatgtaaattgtcaattttttttaaaataaccaatcgtttcactaaataagacccttcttcctcggctgggattgtttagagccctttgaagctgcattgaaactgcaagttcaaactcaggggcaccatagacgtccactatatggagagaaatcctgaaatgttttcctcaaaaaaatatttctttacaactgaagaaagaaagccatgaaCACTTTcgcatgacaagggggtgagtaaattatctgtacatttttgttctactCCTTTAACTCACTGTATTGTAAGTCTTCTGAAATATCTTGGAATATAGTGCACAAATCATATGGACTGGGGTTTAAAAGACAATTAGTATTCAGTAATCAGAAATTCTGCAGAGCTGCTTCACAGCTGAATTTGTTTTAGAGTTTATGAACTTTGGATTATTGTTATGCAGTAGttattgagttaaattaaatcaacactGAACTAAATGGAATTGGTCATTGACACTGTTGTCTCCTGTAGAGCTTTTGTGAATcaaatttgtttcataatttataAACTTTGCAACAATAACACTGTTACTAAACTTAATCAGCACTGGACAAATTCAGCTGAATAATGACTGTTGTCTTCTATAGAGCTGAAATGTcgtaagtagcactggtatattcgtagcaatagccaacaatacattgtatgggtaaatttttcttttatgccaaaaatcattaggatattaagtaaagatcacgtaacataaatatattttgtaaatttcctactgtgaaaatatcaaaacttaatgtttgattagtaatatgcattgctaacaacttcatttggacaactttaaaggcgattttctcaatattttgattttttcagattccagattttcaaatagttgcatctcgtccaaatattgtccagtCCTAAAAAAGACATACATCAATGGgcttatttatgtataaatgtataaatctcaatttcaaaaattggCCCTTTATGATTCCACATCCACAttatgttttgtggtccacagtCACAAACTGAGTTTAGTAACTGATGAATTTTGCAACATTAATGGTTATTTTTACGGTTTATTACTGAGAACTGTGTTGTTTGAAGtgctgtattaaaaaaataacttgacATCAGAAaccatttatgtaaaatacagtgcaaaatataagtcattatttacaaattttggCATTTATTTGACTTAATTTGTGTGCTAGACATGCAGGAGTCAGTGAGTCTACTAATGTTCAGCTGTGTCAATAGCATATTATTTGAAATGAGGGCTGCAAAAATTGtgaaaacaaaagcaaagaTTTCTAGTAATTAATGGCATAAATTGGTTTGTTCCTTATACAAAATGATTACATAACTTCAGAATACTTGCATTGCAATGCACAGTGaactacttttatggtgcttttatgTCCTATTCAGAACTTTAAATCTAATTTTCTGTCTAAATTACATGAAGgagaataaataatgacaatgtTAAAAGGATGGATGAActaattcttttaaatattcttaGTGTATCTGTTAATGGCATTGCTGAAAGCTTATCTAATTGAATTGTGTGTAGTTTTCAGTAAACATTGATCCTGTGCTGGGAGAGGAGACGCCGTATGAAGTTCCTCTATGGATCATCATTGTTGCAGCGGTTGCAGGGATACTGTTGTTAGGCATCATCAGTCTCATTCTGTGGAAGGTATTTGCACTTTTATATTTGGTCAACATTCCAtcaaaatcaaatacaaaaattcaaaaaaaaaaaaaaaaatttacccattatttagaattatttgaAATCCAGGTCACAATTGGGCTGGGAAGTGTTACGGTATATAccgatttttttttgttttgttttgttttgttttgtttttaagtcaagTGATTCATAAtgttagtttaagtttttttttttaattaagttatttatttcatttaattttaatacttttaaaatatctttattgcTTTATAACTAGAACAAAAATAACTAGTTACAACATAACAAACTTACATACAAAATAGCATAAATACTCATATACATTCAAgcgcaaaaaaaaatgtaattaatgtatttatttatttattgcattggtGCCAGGCTTAGCACTTTTTCGTTATAAATAATTGTGTTTTGGAGAATATGGAGTAGTATTTAATTCACTggattaatcaaaaataagcATAAGGACATTATTTAACATCATTAAATGAACATGTTTTGATACAATTTCAAACAACAGTTTGGTTTtggtaagaattttttttattgttatttaaaagttgttgaagtctcttatgctcaccaaggctgcatttatttaatcaaaaatacagtaaaaactgtggtactgttaaataatattacaattttaagaaacttttcaatttaaatatatattttaaaatgtaatttattcctgtgatgcaaagctgaattttcagcatcattactctaatcttcagtgtcgcatgatccttcagaaatcattctaatatgctgatttcctgctccaaaagaaaataatagcagccttatttaattaatataaagtttaaaagaacagcatttacttgaaatagaataatctgtaattataaaggtctttaatgtcacttttaattaatttacgtgtctttaccaaataaaaaaatcattctaaccccaaacttttgaatagtaccATTACATAAAATTACTCATAGCGTGAAATTAGATTTTGGTCATACCGCCCACTTTTAGGCACGTTtcctaaaacatttatttagaaaCTATAACTTAACCAGGAACGGTTAATAAACGCAAATGACAGGACGGATTTAAACCACATGCTTGCAGTCCATGAAATTCAATTTTACCCCATGCACCCTTGATGTGAAATGTCACCGCCTCTTGTTATTTAAATCGGTAATAAATGTCCCGCCTTGGGCTCCGCCCCTCCTCCACAGTGCGGTTTCTTCCGACGGGCCAGCAGGAGGGAGATGTATGAGGCCAAATCCCAGAAAGCAGAAATAAAGATCCAGCCCTCTGAGACAGAGAGGCTGACGGAGGAATACTGAGCCTGCGGAGGCCCTCGGGCCGCTATGGCAGCACTGTTAGGGCCCTTCGGTAAAGCAGACTCTTGAGATCTCTCTAGTTACCATACGCTTTTTCTGACTTTTCACTTCGCAAGCCTGTTTTCTGGCTT
Proteins encoded in this window:
- the itga3b gene encoding integrin alpha-3b isoform X1, translated to MAGKSLHLCVFVICAIQTNTGFNIDVQFPVIKEGKTKGSLFGFSVALHKQTERAKNNLLLVGAPQEKAQPQLSKLNINETGAVYYCPITLDQHDCIRMDLISPPHSTEMVEGMWLGVTVASQRNGGRVLACGHRYVKKLLGAEEQQRMVGKCYVRGNDLTYDPADYWQSDTYELCDFNFDQTLEGMCNMGISGGMTENDVYFGTPGSFVWQGTVHMKERDPNSDFAGDANEISFGKLGEDRLNIYIGYSVLEDIKLLDRSKYTVVTGAPRDNFKGSVILAEKQDLVLNPVLTLPGEQIGSYFGSCLAVTDLNNDDWNDLIVGAPFYFDRYKEEGGAVYIFMNENGSFQEKASLVLKGKKGSGFGFAVAAVGDVNQDGFQDFAVGAPFDDSGKVFIWMGSKNGISKEPSQVIEGKSLGSSAFQTFGYSLSGGMDMDGNDYPDILVGSMDDRIALLRARPVIHLSKNFTVEPKIVIPSQCGNSCIKVKVCFSYTLSNGNKAFKKDITVKYTVDADHNRRGARVRFLDNKQSTFTGLLSFSAPACQELELTVITPVRDKLQPIAFTLNVSLNEQKAAAQKTLQSLDTFPVLSGQQILTDKTEINFHKECGDDNRCSSNLQLKATFADENDIPFPSQTMEFNSNIKKLVMMVDVTNMPDEGRPAEDAHQAMLNISIPPSLKYSGVRRQLGFDIECTANETVICDLGNPFKSNQKVSFKIIFETSGITLYTEQIESQLQLSTISEQKDLFPVPVSLNVKNTVLTTFSLEKPVIDTSFSGSVIGESAMNSTSDVGSPLEFVFHVHVLGEPLGNLGTLMIDFEWPYEVANGKWLLYLTEIVIKGVSESRCVPPGKIVNPLNLTLSDRGTKRSKRDVDIPGSGYPIAEASVTVLAPRKVSHLLECSKQTARCVTFSCPLHNMSTQAEIRVRSRVWNGTLLEDYANALRVEVRGQATLRLLTDKPAIKMDNQAREFSVNIDPVLGEETPYEVPLWIIIVAAVAGILLLGIISLILWKCGFFKRAVYYRLMPKYHGVKVRREERYKYNLAFQPEQELSKKLWVTNWTEMQEYYY
- the itga3b gene encoding integrin alpha-3b isoform X2; its protein translation is MAGKSLHLCVFVICAIQTNTGFNIDVQFPVIKEGKTKGSLFGFSVALHKQTERAKNNLLLVGAPQEKAQPQLSKLNINETGAVYYCPITLDQHDCIRMDLISPPHSTEMVEGMWLGVTVASQRNGGRVLACGHRYVKKLLGAEEQQRMVGKCYVRGNDLTYDPADYWQSDTYELCDFNFDQTLEGMCNMGISGGMTENDVYFGTPGSFVWQGTVHMKERDPNSDFAGDANEISFGKLGEDRLNIYIGYSVLEDIKLLDRSKYTVVTGAPRDNFKGSVILAEKQDLVLNPVLTLPGEQIGSYFGSCLAVTDLNNDDWNDLIVGAPFYFDRYKEEGGAVYIFMNENGSFQEKASLVLKGKKGSGFGFAVAAVGDVNQDGFQDFAVGAPFDDSGKVFIWMGSKNGISKEPSQVIEGKSLGSSAFQTFGYSLSGGMDMDGNDYPDILVGSMDDRIALLRARPVIHLSKNFTVEPKIVIPSQCGNSCIKVKVCFSYTLSNGNKAFKKDITVKYTVDADHNRRGARVRFLDNKQSTFTGLLSFSAPACQELELTVITPVRDKLQPIAFTLNVSLNEQKAAAQKTLQSLDTFPVLSGQQILTDKTEINFHKECGDDNRCSSNLQLKATFADENDIPFPSQTMEFNSNIKKLVMMVDVTNMPDEGRPAEDAHQAMLNISIPPSLKYSGVRRQLGFDIECTANETVICDLGNPFKSNQKVSFKIIFETSGITLYTEQIESQLQLSTISEQKDLFPVPVSLNVKNTVLTTFSLEKPVIDTSFSGSVIGESAMNSTSDVGSPLEFVFHVHVLGEPLGNLGTLMIDFEWPYEVANGKWLLYLTEIVIKGVSESRCVPPGKIVNPLNLTLSDRGTKRSKRDVDIPGSGYPIAEASVTVLAPRKVSHLLECSKQTARCVTFSCPLHNMSTQAEIRVRSRVWNGTLLEDYANALRVEVRGQATLRLLTDKPAIKMDNQAREFSVNIDPVLGEETPYEVPLWIIIVAAVAGILLLGIISLILWKCGFFRRASRREMYEAKSQKAEIKIQPSETERLTEEY